From the Methylomonas sp. MK1 genome, one window contains:
- a CDS encoding response regulator, with protein MIKVLLVDDHELVRSGIEALLAAEKDIVVVAVCNCGEEALRIVEQEPPDVILMDINMPGIGGFEACRRILQSRPSIKIIALSVHNDGPIPQQLLKLGVVGFVSKASPVSEMVAAIKSVISGKRYLCQDVASNLAFQFLPGADVSPFLQLSQREAEVVRLILRGRSIQEMSEALQLSDKTINTYRYRLYRKLNIKNDVELTRLAVKFNYLDAI; from the coding sequence ATGATTAAAGTACTGCTGGTTGATGATCATGAGCTTGTCAGAAGCGGCATAGAAGCTTTGCTGGCAGCTGAAAAGGATATTGTAGTGGTCGCCGTTTGTAATTGTGGCGAGGAAGCTTTGCGGATTGTCGAGCAAGAGCCGCCCGATGTCATTTTGATGGATATTAATATGCCTGGCATAGGCGGATTTGAAGCGTGCCGCCGCATATTGCAATCACGGCCGTCGATTAAAATCATTGCTTTGTCGGTGCACAACGACGGCCCCATACCGCAACAGTTGCTGAAACTAGGTGTGGTCGGCTTTGTATCCAAGGCTTCGCCGGTCAGCGAAATGGTGGCGGCGATTAAATCGGTAATTTCCGGTAAGCGCTATTTGTGCCAGGATGTGGCCAGTAATTTGGCTTTTCAGTTTTTGCCAGGCGCGGATGTTTCGCCTTTTTTACAGCTTTCCCAACGTGAGGCTGAAGTGGTGCGCCTGATTTTACGCGGCAGGAGTATTCAGGAAATGTCGGAAGCCTTGCAACTGAGCGACAAGACCATCAATACCTATCGCTATCGCTTGTATCGCAAGTTGAATATAAAAAACGATGTGGAGTTGACCAGATTAGCGGTCAAATTTAATTATCTTGATGCCATTTAA
- a CDS encoding DUF3422 family protein, producing MLPNLLVTTLFQIPENHPQRFILHNEVHARASSILSLPVRASYLALSLTSDEKMQERRHLKALCERFGTAPPDLDADHFSASFDAFQMSWEQHGEFSTYSFYAYDTAAEPFADPALKKVPVDWLSQISGKVIVAAHASVVSAADVNYQDEMDLSPLTTYFAGNPIVGSKVTGGAAAVFTDFRIHVDGFSRFLVVNQNLRTAQAGRLLHRLFDIEVYRVMALLAFPIARKLYPELKKADRQLYTITNSMTQPDNDDAKLLDELTALAAEVENHISTHQFRFAAASAYYQLVGQRLEDLREVRIQGIQTLGEFMKRRLEPAMHTCNSVSHRFTLVSERVSNASQLLRTKVDIIIERQNQGLLSSMALRAKMQLRMQQMVEGISMVAITYYAASLIGKIAEALHSLGWHVDAELVEGASIPFILVIIGISTKRIHKIIANTTE from the coding sequence ATGCTACCCAATTTACTTGTGACTACTCTATTTCAGATCCCGGAAAATCATCCGCAACGGTTTATCTTGCACAACGAAGTCCATGCTAGGGCCTCGTCTATTCTCAGCTTGCCGGTCAGGGCCAGTTACTTGGCGTTATCGCTAACAAGCGACGAGAAAATGCAAGAACGTCGGCATTTGAAAGCACTCTGCGAACGGTTTGGAACTGCACCGCCCGACCTGGATGCGGACCACTTTAGCGCCAGCTTCGATGCGTTTCAGATGAGTTGGGAGCAACACGGCGAATTCAGCACCTACAGCTTTTATGCCTACGACACCGCCGCGGAGCCGTTTGCAGACCCTGCTTTAAAAAAAGTCCCAGTCGATTGGTTATCGCAGATCAGCGGAAAAGTGATCGTTGCCGCTCATGCCAGCGTCGTCTCAGCAGCAGACGTTAATTACCAAGACGAAATGGATTTATCCCCGTTAACCACCTACTTTGCCGGCAACCCGATCGTCGGCTCAAAAGTAACCGGCGGCGCGGCAGCCGTATTTACTGATTTTCGGATTCATGTCGATGGCTTTAGCCGATTTTTGGTGGTCAATCAAAACTTGAGAACCGCGCAGGCCGGACGCTTATTGCATCGTTTGTTCGATATCGAAGTTTACCGCGTGATGGCGCTGTTAGCGTTCCCTATCGCGCGTAAACTGTATCCGGAATTAAAAAAGGCTGATCGGCAGTTGTATACCATCACCAATTCCATGACCCAGCCGGATAACGATGACGCCAAACTACTGGATGAGTTAACGGCGTTGGCGGCTGAAGTGGAGAACCATATTTCCACCCATCAATTTCGCTTTGCCGCAGCCAGCGCTTACTACCAATTGGTCGGCCAACGCCTGGAAGACTTGCGTGAAGTGCGGATTCAGGGCATTCAAACCTTGGGCGAATTCATGAAACGGCGTTTGGAACCGGCGATGCATACCTGCAATTCCGTATCCCACCGCTTTACTCTGGTCTCCGAACGCGTGAGCAATGCCAGCCAGTTGTTACGCACCAAAGTCGACATTATTATCGAGCGGCAAAATCAGGGCTTGTTATCGTCCATGGCCCTGCGCGCCAAAATGCAGTTGCGCATGCAACAAATGGTTGAAGGCATTTCGATGGTAGCCATCACCTATTATGCTGCGAGCCTAATCGGCAAAATCGCCGAAGCATTGCACAGCTTAGGATGGCATGTGGACGCCGAGTTGGTGGAAGGCGCATCGATTCCGTTTATTTTGGTCATCATCGGCATTAGCACCAAACGAATTCATAAGATCATTGCGAATACGACAGAATAA
- a CDS encoding proline--tRNA ligase, whose product MRTSQFPLSTVKEIPADAEIASHKLMIRAGLIRKLAAGVYTWLPLGLRVLRKVEHIVRAEMNKAGALEVLMPALQPAELWQETGRWEKYGPELARLKDRHDREFCLGPTHEEIITDLARYELKSYKQLPITYYQIQSKFRDEIRPRFGVMRSREFIMKDAYSFHLDQESLQATYDVMYQAYTNIFNRFGLKFRAVIADSGSIGGAVSHEFHVLAESGEDAIAFSTVSDYAANVEKAEALMPDGTRAEPTQSKTLVDTPNQHSIEEVSGFFKVDAKQCLKTLIVRGEDDSLVALLLRGDHELNPIKAEKIDGVLSPLQFASDEEILGACHCKPGSIGPIDLSVKIVADRSVILMSDFICGANQDGKHYQGVNWQRDLALPEHIADLRMVVEGDASPDGKGQITIARGIEVGHIFQLGTKYSEAMNAAIVNEAGKNQIMIMGCYGIGISRVVAAAIEQGHDERGIIWPNELAPFQVAICPMNMHKSDRLIDTVEKIYKDLTDAGIEVLLDDRKVRAGFMFSDMELIGIPHRIVIGDRGLDSGTVEYQGRMDKESQNVEFGNLVGFIKDKLA is encoded by the coding sequence ATGCGCACTTCCCAATTTCCTCTTAGTACCGTCAAAGAAATACCGGCCGACGCCGAAATAGCTAGTCATAAACTCATGATACGCGCCGGCTTGATTCGCAAACTTGCCGCCGGCGTCTACACCTGGCTGCCGCTGGGTTTGCGAGTATTGCGTAAAGTTGAGCATATTGTACGTGCGGAAATGAATAAAGCGGGTGCTTTGGAAGTACTGATGCCGGCCTTGCAACCTGCGGAGCTATGGCAAGAAACCGGTCGTTGGGAAAAATATGGACCGGAGTTGGCGCGACTGAAAGACCGTCACGACCGCGAATTTTGTCTGGGTCCAACGCACGAGGAAATTATCACCGATCTCGCTCGTTATGAATTGAAAAGCTACAAACAGTTGCCAATAACGTATTACCAAATTCAGAGCAAATTCCGCGACGAAATCCGTCCACGTTTCGGTGTGATGCGTTCTCGCGAGTTCATCATGAAAGACGCTTACTCCTTCCATCTCGATCAGGAATCGCTACAAGCGACCTACGACGTAATGTATCAAGCCTATACCAATATCTTTAACCGCTTTGGTTTGAAATTCCGGGCAGTGATAGCCGACTCCGGCTCAATTGGCGGCGCGGTCTCCCATGAATTCCACGTACTTGCCGAATCCGGCGAAGACGCAATTGCCTTTTCCACCGTCAGCGATTATGCCGCGAATGTCGAAAAAGCCGAAGCTCTCATGCCGGACGGGACACGCGCCGAGCCGACCCAAAGCAAAACTTTGGTGGATACGCCAAATCAGCACAGCATCGAAGAGGTCAGCGGATTTTTTAAGGTTGATGCCAAGCAATGCCTGAAAACCTTGATCGTCAGGGGCGAAGACGACAGCTTGGTTGCGCTGTTACTGCGTGGCGATCACGAATTAAACCCGATTAAAGCCGAAAAAATCGACGGTGTCCTGTCGCCACTGCAATTTGCCAGCGATGAAGAAATTCTCGGCGCCTGCCACTGCAAACCCGGTTCGATAGGTCCTATCGACTTGAGCGTCAAGATAGTTGCTGATCGCAGCGTGATTTTGATGTCCGACTTTATTTGCGGCGCCAACCAAGACGGCAAACATTACCAAGGCGTCAACTGGCAGCGCGACCTGGCCTTACCTGAGCACATTGCAGACTTGCGGATGGTAGTAGAAGGTGATGCTAGCCCGGACGGCAAAGGGCAAATTACCATTGCCAGAGGCATTGAAGTGGGCCATATTTTTCAGCTGGGCACTAAATACAGCGAAGCGATGAACGCCGCCATTGTTAACGAAGCCGGCAAAAACCAAATCATGATCATGGGCTGCTATGGCATTGGTATCTCGCGGGTGGTCGCGGCGGCTATCGAACAAGGTCACGATGAACGCGGCATTATCTGGCCCAACGAACTAGCACCGTTTCAAGTGGCTATTTGCCCAATGAATATGCATAAGTCGGATCGCTTGATCGATACGGTCGAGAAAATCTATAAAGATTTAACGGATGCGGGTATCGAAGTGTTACTGGACGACAGAAAGGTTCGAGCGGGATTCATGTTCTCGGATATGGAACTGATCGGCATTCCACACCGGATTGTAATCGGCGACCGCGGCCTGGATAGCGGCACCGTCGAATATCAAGGACGGATGGATAAAGAAAGCCAAAATGTTGAGTTCGGCAATCTAGTTGGTTTTATAAAGGACAAACTCGCTTAG
- a CDS encoding rubredoxin → MAEYRKYKCKTCGHIYDEQLGDPRNGVAPGTRWEDVPEDWGCPKCGAVKSMFTLVR, encoded by the coding sequence ATGGCAGAGTATAGAAAATACAAATGCAAAACCTGCGGCCACATTTACGACGAGCAATTGGGCGATCCACGCAACGGCGTCGCACCTGGTACTCGCTGGGAAGATGTACCGGAAGATTGGGGCTGCCCTAAATGCGGCGCGGTAAAATCTATGTTTACTCTGGTACGTTAA
- a CDS encoding NAD(P)-dependent methylenetetrahydromethanopterin dehydrogenase, producing the protein MAKRSILHMFDPMPNNSPFDINMALDAGFDVLMPYSNVKLETIHNLTQDAIFSRSPSASKKTAIFIGGRDMGMAIDMLQATKPAMVPPFEVSVFADPSGACTTAAALVACVEKALKEHHGKELKGSKAVVFGGTGPVGIATGVIASLQGAETILVDHLSIDSAKDAAKQYNRRFGASMTGGVAHNDEEKAALIADADLVFCTAKAGIRVINAAVLAQAKQLKVAGDVNAVPPSGIEGIELNDLSAPLTLAHQATNAVGVGALAIGNVKYQLQHELLKMMLEAEKPVFLDFREAFTKARTLV; encoded by the coding sequence ATGGCAAAACGCAGCATACTTCACATGTTCGACCCGATGCCAAACAACAGTCCGTTTGACATTAACATGGCACTCGACGCAGGCTTTGATGTGCTGATGCCGTATTCCAACGTCAAATTGGAGACCATTCACAATTTGACCCAAGATGCGATTTTTTCGCGTAGTCCCTCGGCCAGCAAAAAAACCGCGATCTTTATCGGCGGCAGGGATATGGGCATGGCTATCGACATGTTGCAAGCCACCAAGCCGGCCATGGTGCCGCCATTTGAGGTTTCAGTATTTGCCGATCCCAGCGGAGCTTGTACCACAGCGGCTGCTTTGGTGGCTTGCGTGGAAAAAGCGCTGAAAGAACATCATGGCAAGGAATTGAAGGGTAGCAAGGCGGTTGTGTTCGGCGGCACCGGCCCGGTCGGTATCGCCACCGGCGTGATAGCGTCCTTGCAAGGCGCAGAAACAATCTTGGTGGATCATCTATCGATCGATTCCGCAAAGGACGCTGCCAAACAATACAACCGGCGCTTTGGCGCTAGCATGACTGGAGGGGTTGCCCATAATGACGAAGAAAAAGCAGCGTTAATAGCCGATGCAGACTTAGTATTCTGCACGGCAAAGGCCGGTATCCGCGTCATCAATGCCGCCGTCCTGGCGCAAGCCAAGCAGTTGAAAGTAGCCGGTGATGTTAATGCCGTACCGCCATCAGGTATAGAAGGCATAGAGTTAAACGATTTATCGGCACCATTAACCTTGGCGCATCAAGCGACAAATGCGGTCGGTGTCGGTGCGCTGGCAATAGGTAATGTTAAATACCAGTTACAACACGAATTGTTAAAAATGATGTTGGAAGCTGAAAAGCCGGTATTTCTGGATTTTCGGGAAGCTTTTACCAAAGCCCGCACCTTGGTCTAG